A stretch of the Fusarium musae strain F31 chromosome 2, whole genome shotgun sequence genome encodes the following:
- the CYS17 gene encoding Cysteine synthase 1 has protein sequence MLRPSVRRLAAAAAKAAAAPSSHTLSVSRAQGVSRGLTGAIGNTPLIRLNHLSEETGCEILGKAEFMNPGGSVKDRAALYVVKDAEERGLLKPGGTVVEGTAGNTGIGLAHVCRSRGYKLVIYMPNTQSQGKIDLLRLLGAEVYPVPAVAFDNPENYNHQARRHAERLDNAVWTNQFDNTANRRAHIETTGPEIWAQTDGKVDAFTCATGTAGTLAGITRYLKDVSDGRVKSFLADPPGSVLHSYVSSGGKLTERTGSSITEGIGQGRITDNLQPDISLVDGSLHISDEKSIEMVYRCLDEEGLYLGASSSLNVVAAKEVAEKLGKGHTVVTVLCDGAYRYADRLFSRKWLTDKKLLGAIPSHLEKYIVLP, from the exons ATGCTCCGTCCCAGCGTTAGGCGGCTTGCAGCTGCCGCTGCCAAAGCTGCGGCGGCTCCCAGCTCTCATACCCTCAGTGTGTCTCGAGCTCAAGGTGTCTCCAGAGGTTTGACAGGAG CTATTGGAAATACCCCTCTCATCCGTCTGAATCACCTCTCCGAGGAGACCGGCTGTGAGATCCTCGGCAAGGCAGAGTTCATGAACCCTGGTGGCTCCGTCAAGGACCGCGCAGCGCTGTACGTTGTTAAGGACGCCGAGGAGCGCGGTCTCCTCAAACCTGGAGGCACTGTTGTCGAAGGGACTGCAGGAAACACCGGAATCGGTCTCGCTCACGTCTGCCGTTCGCGCGGCTATAAGCTCGTTATATACATGCCAAACACCCAGTCTCAGGGCAAGATCGATCTTTTGCGGCTCCTCGGCGCTGAGGTCTACCCGGTCCCTGCTGTCGCGTTCGATAATCCCGAGAACTACAACCACCAGGCCCGTCGACACGCTGAGCGACTTGACAATGCTGTTTGGACGAACCAATTCGACAACACAGCCAATCGCCGTGCACATATCGAGACGACCGGCCCTGAGATCTGGGCGCAGACAGATGGTAAGGTTGACGCTTTCACGTGCGCTACTGGCACCGCTGGTACTCTAGCCGGCATTACAAGGTATCTGAAGGACGTCTCTGATGGCCGGGTCAAGAGCTTCCTTGCCGACCCTCCTGGCAGTGTGCTTCATTCTTATGTGTCCTCTGGCGGCAAGCTTACCGAGCGCACGGGCTCCAGCATCACCGAGGGTATTGGACAAGGTCGTATTACCGACAATCTCCAGCCTGATATTAGCCTGGTGGACGGTTCGCTGCACATTTCAGATGAGAAGAGCATCGAAATGGTCTACCGATGCTTGGATGAGGAGGGGTTGTACCTCGGTGCCAGCTCCTCTCTCAACGTTGTAGCTGCCAAGGAGGTCGCTGAGAAGCTGGGCAAAGGTCATACTGTTGTCACTGTCCTCTGCGATGGGGCTTACAGATACGCTGATCGACTGTTCTCGCGAAAATGGTTGACAGACAAGAAGCTGCTGGGCGCTATTCCCAGCCACCTGGAGAAGTACATCGTTTTGCCTTAG